The following coding sequences lie in one Oncorhynchus kisutch isolate 150728-3 linkage group LG27, Okis_V2, whole genome shotgun sequence genomic window:
- the acin1a gene encoding apoptotic chromatin condensation inducer in the nucleus isoform X2, producing MADLEDVTLDGRPLQSLRVADLKAALEERGLPKSGQKNALIKRLKGALMLENLQRTSHHHIGLQPNSQIGEEMSQNSFIKQYLAKQQELLRQRLEKEAREAVEDDDTDQEDHTQGNNSSACAAPDQDDVPVLVDQHKPLGPSEGEGLAGPASEGEGHRAKDGHVPGPPASTSPTSAPAAVASLSVCVADGEQRPERVPTSSQVPADSDDDSDGGDEDGEDEDWDSGARRRNLGEPPRGQLARERSEGSRQPPQHIPPLLSPQLRQPTPPPSPPPELSFPLPDTPKQSPPSPGELPARQRTSSTSSSGSSSSGSRSSSPEPQSNAERKPGPLTLLARKMASEGAFSGVGWHGRGEAERQDNNAATATIFPGRGPQEGTVSAITHTANAAASLPFPSLVPVTNQGVLGGHLSHSQVPVSVLRPTIMEERDSAWQQENKERELQAESEREKALEQERLRAVELERQRIFEQQRAMEQERERALEREREEREKALDAERKERERALEREREKALEAERKDRERALERERAQALEQEREEREKALAEEREKSVARARALELEKAVELERQRAMEREQALQQEREERERAKAFEREERERALEREQVLEQERVETARALEQERVEMEKALERERQERERALEREQLEREKALEMERIEREKALEQERVEKEKALELVRQKALKREQEERQKALELERQEALELERQEALELERQKALELERQKALELERQKALELERQKALELERQKELELERQKALELERQKALELERQKALELERQKALELERQKALELERQKALELERQKALELERQKALELERQKALELERQKALELERQKALELERQKALELERQKALELERQKALELERQKALELERQKALELERQKALELERQKALELERQKALELERQKALELERQEALELERQEALELERQEALELERQEALELERQKALELERQKALELERQKALELERQTALELERQTALELERVEKEKALELERQKALERELEEREKDREEKARALHQERIEREKERVERGKALEREREEKERALEQKALQREKEERESVLEQDKERAMVAERESHLPPWKRGREIGLTPLPTPPLSTGAGRMAATEEGGEPHVPSLPQTASRDNQPVESGTPLSPTIATPLSPQSSFKKFRFLRDPPVLSPSCSASLVIKRPRTFSDSPHTQASALQSPRKPGEQEQESTLQGSKLSSGQAASQMPARQRFLVSGPTAADTSDTTGPETPVIATLGKIPEEEKAKELVSEEHVLADKETNKQEVGEIARGAKRVDAGNVPSGPAESVIPPPEEGNVDRGRERSQKKQEKRGRRASSSSDSSDSDSGSSSSRSSGSSSSSQGKTRTTPSGRKSEKPQTKTISQDKETVSQLEESKESPKAPQRKNRVPGEMDITIDGARHGKKSFVGIPAGQDNEQKDSEGEEEMTDTTREVKEAAMAEPERAPESSEESLTPKAFTARRISLSSSKASPGVVSAEGEAESGAGPGRKRRWGSSTAVTAKKPSISITTDSLKSLIPDIRLSPGQEAVVDLHPEEAHLSGGEEDREQGEQDFKIRRTVTQVVLSETQENGPKESKRSENMEDREDGVEVKNDREEKMDDSFQRDSMETQSPSPPIHDMEMNTVTPSDTLIRRSISQQKSGVSITIDDPVRTAKQPSPPRGKVSNIVHLSNLVRPFTLGQLKELLSRTGTVLEDGFWIDKIKSHCYVTYSSAEEAVATRAALHGVKWPQSNPKFLCVDFSQQEELDFHRGLPPPGGAGEEERGASSVPGRGRGAALPPLLPERDQWAEREREMERRERTRAEREWDRDKVRDFGPGKPGEDAGPRRSRSRERKRKERKTDKKEKAAEEAPAKLLDDLFNKTKAAPCIYWLPLTEEQFTQREVARQERRKEREKRRKEQQEEEEKKREEERKERIKASGERGEGDRDRERDRERGKDRDRDREGDKHRESSHRRPGGNSAGVGRRSHSRSDPPPRDRRR from the exons ATGGCGGACCTCGAAGACGTTACACTGGACGGGAGGCCGCTACAATCTCTACGGGTGGCGGATTTGAAAGCTGCTTTGGAGGAGCGGGGGCTTCCTAAAAGCGGACAGAAAAATGCTCTCATTAAGAGGCTCAAAGGG GCTCTCATGCTGGAGAACCTCCAGAGAACCTCACACCATCACATAGGACTGCAGCCAAACTCCCAG ATTGGTGAAGAGATGAGCCAGAATAGCTTCATTAAGCAGTATCTGGCAAAACAGCAGGAGCTCTTGAGGCAGCGTCTTGAGAAAGAGGCCCGGGAAGCAGTCGAAGATGATG ATACCGACCAAGAGGACCACACACAGGGCAATAACAGCTCTGCCTGTGCTGCCCCAGATCAG GATGACGTACCTGTGTTGGTTGACCAGCACAAGCCGCTTGGCCCCTCCGAGGGAGAGGGACTAGCAGGCCCCGCAAGCGAGGGAGAGGGACACAGGGCCAAAGACGGCCATGTGCCTGGTCCAcctgcctctacctctcctacctCTGCCCCTGCTGCCGTtgcttctctgtctgtgtgtgtagctgaTGGTGAGCAGCGACCGGAGAGAGTCCCAACCTCTAGCCAAGTCCCAGCAGATAGCGATGATGACAGCGACGGAGGTGACGAGGATGGCGAGGATGAGGACTGGGATAGCGGTGCCAGGAGGAGGAATCTAGGAGAGCCACCAAGAGGCCAGCTAGCAAGAGAGAGGTCTGAAGGATCCCGCCAACCCCCACAGCACATCCCCCCCCTGTTGTCTCCGCAGCTTCGACAGCCTACCCCTCCCCCGTCCCCTCCCCCAGAGTTATCATTCCCACTGCCTGATACCCCTAAACAAAGCCCCCCTAGTCCAGGTGAGCTCCCGGCTAGGCAGCGTACTTCCAGTACCtccagctctggctcctctagCAGTGGCAGTCGTAGTAGCAGTCCAGAACCACAAAGCAACGCAGAGCGCAAGCCTGGCCCACTGACCCTGCTGGCACGCAAGATGGCATCAGAAGGCGCCTTCTCTGGAGTTGGGTGGCATGGACGTGGGGAGGCAGAAAGGCAGGACAACAATGCTGCAACTGCAACAATATTTCCTGGTAGAGGTCCTCAAGAGGGCACAGTGTCTGCCATCACCCACACAGCCAATGCTGCAGCCAGTTTGCCCTTCCCCAGTCTGGTTCCAGTTACCAACCAGGGTGTCCTTGGAGGCCATCTATCCCACAGTCAAGTTCCTGTGAGTGTGCTTAGGCCCACTATAATGGAAGAGAGAGATTCTGCATGGCAACAAGAAAACAAGGAAAGGGAGCTGCAGgcagagagcgaaagagaaaaGGCCCTTGAGCAAGAGAGACTTAGAGCCGTGGAGCTGGAAAGACAGAGAATATTTGAGCAACAGCGTGCCATGGagcaagagagggaaagagctttggagcgagagagggaggagagggagaaagcctTGGACGCtgaaaggaaggagagggaaagggctttggagcgagagagggagaaagcctTGGAGGCAGAAAGGAAGGACAGGGAAAGAGCTTTAGAGCGAGAGAGGGCACAAGCTCTTGAACAAGAgcgggaggaaagagagaaagctttggcagaagagagagagaagtctgtgGCAAGAGCGAGGGCCCTTGAGCTTGAGAAGGCTGTGGAGTTAGAAAGGCAGAGAGCCATGGAACGAGAGCAAGCTttgcagcaagagagagaggagagggaaagagctaAAGCTTTTGagcgggaggagagggaaagggctCTTGAGCGGGAGCAAGTTCTTGAACAAGAAAGGGTGGAGACCGCGAGAGCGTTGGAGCAAGAAAGGGTGGAGATGGAGAAAGCCttggagcgagagagacaggaaagagagagagccttgGAGCGAGAACAGTTGGAGAGGGAGAAAGCATTGGAGATGGAGCGTATAGAGAGGGAAAAGGCTTTGGAGCAAGAGCGAGTTGAGAAGGAGAAAGCTTTGGAGCTAGTGAGGCAGAAAGCTTTGAAGCgggaacaggaggagag GCAGAAAGCGCTGGAGCTAGAGAGGCAGGAAGCGCTGGAGCTAGAGAGGCAGGAAGCGCTGGAGCTAGAGAGGCAGAAAGCGCTGGAGCTAGAGAGGCAGAAAGCGCTGGAGCTAGAGAGGCAGAAAGCGCTGGAGCTAGAGAGGCAGAAAGCGCTGGAgctagagaggcagaaagagcTGGAGCTAGAGAGGCAGAAAGCGCTGGAGCTAGAGAGGCAGAAAGCGCTGGAGCTAGAGAGGCAGAAAGCGCTGGAGCTAGAGAGGCAGAAAGCGCTGGAGCTAGAGAGGCAGAAAGCGCTGGAGCTAGAGAGGCAGAAAGCGCTGGAGCTAGAGAGGCAGAAAGCGCTGGAGCTAGAGAGGCAGAAAGCGCTGGAGCTAGAGAGGCAGAAAGCGCTGGAGCTAGAGAGGCAGAAAGCGCTGGAGCTAGAGAGGCAGAAAGCGCTGGAGCTAGAGAGGCAGAAAGCGCTGGAGCTAGAGAGGCAGAAAGCGCTGGAGCTAGAGAGGCAGAAAGCGCTGGAGCTAGAGAGGCAGAAAGCGCTGGAGCTAGAGAGGCAGAAAGCGCTGGAGCTAGAGAGGCAGAAAGCGCTGGAGCTAGAGAGGCAGAAAGCGCTGGAGCTAGAGAGGCAGAAAGCGCTGGAGCTAGAGAGGCAGAAAGCGCTGGAGCTAGAGAGGCAGGAAGCGCTGGAGCTAGAGAGGCAGGAAGCGCTGGAGCTAGAGAGGCAGGAAGCGCTGGAGCTCGAGAGGCAGGAAGCGCTGGAGCTCGAGAGGCAGAAAGCGCTGGAGCTCGAGAGGCAGAAAGCGCTGGAGCTCGAGAGGCAGAAAGCGCTGGAGCTCGAGAGGCAGACAGCGCTGGAGCTCGAGAGGCAGACAGCGCTGGAGCTCGAGCGAGTTGAGAAGGAGAAAGCTTTGGAGCTAGAGAGGCAGAAGGCTTTAGAGCGGGAactggaagagagggagaaagatagggAGGAGAAGGCAAGGGCTTTGCACCAAGAAAGAATtgaaagggagaaagaaagagtggagaggggaaaaGCTTTGGaacgtgagagagaggagaaggagagggcttTAGAACAGAAGGCCCTgcagagagaaaaagaagagagggagagtgttttGGAACAAGATAAGGAAAGGGCTATGGTGGCTGAGAGGGAGAGTCATCTTCCCCCATGGAAACGTGGTCGTGAGATTGGTCTTACCCCCCTgcccactcctcccctctccacaggAGCAGGTAGAATGGCGgcaacagaggagggtggggagcCCCACGTGCCATCCCTACCCCAAACAGCATCGAGAGACAACCAGCCAGTTGAATCTGGTACGCCCCTGTCACCAACTATAGCAACGCCTCTGTCACCCCAGTCCTCCTTCAAGAAGTTCCGTTTCTTGAGAGACCCCCCAGTTCTGTCCCCATCTTGCTCTGCATCCCTGGTCATCAAGAGGCCCCGTACATTCTCTGACAGCCCCCATACTCAGGCCTCCGCTCTCCAGTCCCCAAGAAAACCTGGGGAACAAGAGCAGGAAAGTACTCTGCAGGGGTCCAAGCTTTCTTCTGGACAGGCAGCATCACAGATGCCTGCAAGACAGAGGTTCCTTGTTTCTGGACCAACTGCAGCAGACACGTCAGACACGACAGGGCCAGAGACCCCAGTGATTGCCACACTAGGCAAGATTCCTGAAGAAGAAAAGGCTAAGGAGCTTGTGTCAGAGGAGCATGTCTTAGCAGATAAGGAGACaaacaaacaggaagtgggagagATAGCCAGAGGTGCTAAACGGGTGGATGCAGGAAACGTCCCCTCGGGTCCAGCAGAATCTGTGATACCTCCACCGGAAGAGGGCAATGTAGACCGGGGAAGGGAGAGAAGTCAAAAGAAACAAGAGAAGCGGGGAAGACGAGCTTCCTCATCTAGTGACTCCTCAGATTCTGACTCTGGGTCATCCTCCTCACGCTCGTCTGGTTCATCTTCGTCCTCCCAGGGCAAAACTCGCACCACTCCCAGTGGTAGAAAG TCTGAGAAACCTCAGACAAAAACCATATCCCAGGATAAGGAGACAGTTAGTCAACTTGAGGAGTCAAAGGAGTCCCCAAAAGCACCCCAGCGCAAAAATCGAGTACCTGGGGAGATGGACATCACCATCGATGGAGCCAGACATGGCAAG AAATCGTTTGTTGGAATACCTGCTGGACAAGACAATGAGCAGAAGGAcagcgagggagaggaggaaatgaCAGACACTACAAG GGAGGTGAAGGAGGCTGCCATGGCTGAGCCTGAGCGGGCTCCTGAGAGCAGTGAGGAG aGTCTGACGCCAAAGGCATTCACAGCCCGTAGGATCTCCCTGAGCA GCAGCAAGGCCTCTCCAGGTGTCGTCAGTGCAGAGGGCGAGGCAGAGTCTGGGGCCGGCcccgggaggaagaggaggtggggtTCCAGCACTGCGGTCACAGCCAAGAAACCATCCATCAGCATCACCACAGACTCTCTGAAG TCTCTGATCCCAGACATCAGGCTGAGTCCAGGACAGGAGGCGGTGGTGGATCTGCACCCAGAGGAAGCTCACCTCtctgggggagaggaggacagggagcagGGCGAGCAAGACTTCAAGATCAGACGCACGGTCACACAG gtggtTCTGTCCGAGACCCAGGAGAATGGACCGAAGGAGTCCAAGAGGAGTGAGAacatggaggacagagaggatggagtggAGGTTAAAaacgacagagaggagaagatggaCGACTCATTCCAGAGAGACTCCATGGAGACAcaatctccctctccccccatccATGACATGGAGATGAACACAG TGACCCCAAGTGACACCCTGATCCGTCGCTCCATCAGCCAGCAGAAGTCTGGCGTGTCCATCACCATAGACGACCCTGTCCGCACGGCCAAGCAGCCCTCTCCTCCACGAGGCAAAGTGTCCAACATCGTCCACCTGTCCAACCTGGTTCGGCCGTTCACCCTGGGTCAGCTGAAGGAGCTGCTCAGCAGGACTGGCACCGTGCTGGAGGACGGCTTCTGGATCGACAAGATCAAATCTCACTGCTACGTCACC TACTCTAGTGCAGAGGAGGCAGTGGCCACTCGTGCAGCACTACATGGGGTGAAATGGCCTCAGAGCAACCCCAAGTTCCTCTGTGTGGACTTCAGTCAGCAAGAGGAG cttGACTTCCACAGAGGCTTGCCACCCCCTGGGGGGGCTGGAGAGGAGGAGCGGGGGGCTTCATCGGTGCCTGGCCGAGGTCGGGGGGCGGCCCTGCCCCCTCTCCTGCCCGAGCGTGACCAGTGGGCAGAGCGAGAGCGTGAGATGGAGCGCAGGGAGAGGACCCGGGcggagagggagtgggacaggGACAAGGTCCGGGACTTTGGTCCCGGAAAACCTGGAGAGGATGCGGGCCCCAGACGATCGCGCTCCAGAGAGAGGAAGCGCAAGGAGAGGAAGACGGACAAGAAAG AGAAAGCTGCAGAGGAAGCCCCTGCCAAACTGCTGGATGACCTGTTCAATAAAACCAAAGCAGCCCCTTGTATATACTGGCTCCCCCTCACAGAAGAGCAG TTTACACAGAGGGAAGTAGCTCgacaagagaggaggaaggagagagagaagaggaggaaggagcagcaagaggaggaggagaagaaaagggAGGAAGAGCGCAAAGAAAGGATAAAAGCATCTGGCGAAAGAGGCgagggggacagggacagagagcgagacagggaaaGGGGCAAAGACAGGGACcgagacagagagggtgacaAACACAGAGAAAGCAGCCACCGCAGACCAGGGGGCAACAGTGCAGGGGTGGGCAGACGCTCTCACAGCCGCAGTGATCCTCCACCTCGTGACAGACGACGCTAG